Within the Salvia hispanica cultivar TCC Black 2014 chromosome 4, UniMelb_Shisp_WGS_1.0, whole genome shotgun sequence genome, the region TAAACATTTGCCAAACATAAGTCCCAACACAAAGTCGTCTGAGGTCATTGACGCATTTTCGCAAACACATTGATTTCGAGATGCATTTGAGCGAGAACGAGGGGATAGAAGGCAAAACCTTCGTGATCACCGGGGGGCTTGGCTTTGTGGGCTCGGCCCTCTGCTTGGAGCTGCTCAGAAGAGGTGCATATCAAGTTCGGGCCTTCGATATTCGGGCCGGATCACCCTGGTCTGACGCTCTCCGTGCTCGCGGCGTTCGTTGTCTACAAGGTCAGCTTCTTTCTTTGTCGTTTTTCGCAGCTTGTGGATCCTGATTCGATATTTCTGCTATCGATTGAGAGTTATCGTTATTGGATTagatgatttgattttggtgaaTTTTACGGTTTTACATTAGTTTGATGGTGATAGAATGAACATGTGGAGCTGCAGTAAGTAATTGGGGTTTCGAGataattcaatttcttaattttcaagTTATTGAATTCTTTGGCTTATTAAGCAAATGCATGATCTTGATGGAGGATTACTTAAAGTAGAAACTCTATGACAtaattgtattgatattataCATGTGCAATGATACACTTAATCAGGGGATGTGTGTAAGCAAAAGGATGTTGAGAAGGCTTTACAAGGGGCTGATTGTGTTTTCCACCTTGCCTCTTATGGAATGTCGGGCAAAGAGATGCTTCAGTATGGGCGTGTCGATGAAGTAAACATAAACGGAACCTGCCACGTCTTGGATGCTTGCCTTGAGCACGGCGTGAGCAGGCTCGTTTATGTCAGCACGCATAATGTCGTGTTTGGCGGGCAAGAAATCGTGAATGGAAACGAGGCGTTGCCTTACTTTCCTATCGCTGACCATGTAGACCCGTATGGCCGCAGTAAATCTATAGCCGAGCAGCTTGTTCTCAAACACAACGGTCGATCATTTAGGTAGGTTTCTTGAAGGACTCATAACCTCTTTTAACTCATCggttaatttgaaatttgatctATGCAGAAAAGAGAAAGGAACGTTATATGCCTGTGCGATCCGCCCTGCTGCTATATATGGGCCAGGTGAAGAAAGGCACCTGCCTAGGATCATAACACTCGCAAAGTGGGGTCTTCTGCTGTTCAAAATTGGTGAAGCGAATGTGAAGTCGGATTGGGTATATGTTGATAACCTTGTTCTGGCAATGCTCCAGGCAAGCATGGGCCTTTTGGATGATATTCCCGGGATAGTAGGACCGCCTGTTGCTGCCGGCCAAGCCTACTTCATATCGGATGGTAAAGTTGTCCCACATATTATGGATTGAGTTTCAGTTTTCGTTTCGTCTGAGTTGTTTCCCGTATAATCGACAGGCTCTCCAGTCAACAGTTTTGAGTTCCTCAGGCCTCTGCTCGAAGGCTTGGAATATGAGCTCCCTAAACTGACATTGCCCGTCTCCCGAGCTCTTTTCCTTGGAAAGCTTTTCTCTGTGTTTTACTCACTTTTGTATCCGTGTCTAAACCGAAGGTGGCTTCCTCAGCCTCTGATACTCCCCGCTGAAGTCTACAAGGTGCTACCCGGAAATTACCTGCTGCATATGTGCACGTATTGTTAAACTATAAGATTAAGAATACTTATTCTGATTTTTGGCAGGTTGGCACTACACATTACTTTTCGTTCCTCAAAGCAAAGGAGGAACTGGGCTATAGGCCTCTGGTCAGCCCTAAAGAGGGTATGGCTGCAACAGTTGATTACTGGAAGGAGAGGAAACGAAGAACGCTGGATGGTCCGACCATATACGCGTGGGTGGTTGTCGTGATTGGAATGGCAATGCTGTTCTGTGCCGTTTGCTTGCCTGACTTGG harbors:
- the LOC125218792 gene encoding short-chain dehydrogenase/reductase family 42E member 1-like, with the protein product MHLSENEGIEGKTFVITGGLGFVGSALCLELLRRGAYQVRAFDIRAGSPWSDALRARGVRCLQGDVCKQKDVEKALQGADCVFHLASYGMSGKEMLQYGRVDEVNINGTCHVLDACLEHGVSRLVYVSTHNVVFGGQEIVNGNEALPYFPIADHVDPYGRSKSIAEQLVLKHNGRSFRKEKGTLYACAIRPAAIYGPGEERHLPRIITLAKWGLLLFKIGEANVKSDWVYVDNLVLAMLQASMGLLDDIPGIVGPPVAAGQAYFISDGSPVNSFEFLRPLLEGLEYELPKLTLPVSRALFLGKLFSVFYSLLYPCLNRRWLPQPLILPAEVYKVGTTHYFSFLKAKEELGYRPLVSPKEGMAATVDYWKERKRRTLDGPTIYAWVVVVIGMAMLFCAVCLPDLGPVPVIRAICLFFLRSMAVIRAVFVSAVAAHIGEGVYAWHLARRCDPANARGWFWQTVVMGFFSLRLLLKRAELQSK